The following are from one region of the Paenalkalicoccus suaedae genome:
- a CDS encoding DUF1405 domain-containing protein, which produces MGEFILYILRQRIFLLVLFIVNFLGTIYGYYWYENQLMATPPQFLLFVPDSPTASLFITIAIGFFLFGKRWPFIEAFAAVTLIKYGLWAVAMNLGAQATGTPLSLVSWMLILSHAGMALQAFLYMPYFRIKPIHLVLVAIWTLFNDFIDYYFDMHPWVARSLEPFMTEIAVFTVSLSIFSLLSVYLLNKYLPKVDLR; this is translated from the coding sequence ATGGGCGAATTTATTTTGTACATATTAAGACAACGAATCTTCTTGCTAGTACTTTTTATAGTGAATTTTTTAGGAACGATTTATGGCTATTACTGGTATGAGAATCAACTCATGGCGACGCCGCCTCAATTTTTACTATTTGTGCCAGATAGTCCAACGGCGAGTCTCTTTATTACTATTGCAATCGGATTCTTTTTGTTCGGTAAAAGGTGGCCGTTTATCGAAGCTTTTGCAGCAGTCACCTTAATAAAATATGGGCTGTGGGCCGTCGCAATGAATTTAGGAGCTCAAGCTACTGGCACACCTTTGAGCCTAGTTAGCTGGATGCTAATCCTAAGTCACGCAGGGATGGCTCTTCAAGCATTTCTATACATGCCTTATTTTAGAATCAAGCCAATTCACCTTGTATTAGTTGCTATTTGGACATTATTTAATGACTTTATTGATTACTATTTCGATATGCATCCGTGGGTAGCAAGGTCCCTTGAGCCCTTCATGACAGAAATTGCGGTGTTTACTGTATCTCTAAGTATCTTTTCCTTACTTAGCGTTTATTTACTTAATAAGTATCTTCCTAAAGTTGATCTCAGATAG
- a CDS encoding menaquinol-cytochrome c reductase cytochrome b/c subunit: MHRGKGMKFVGDSRVSAERKPNIPKDYSEYPGKTEAFWPNFLLREWMVGAVFLIGFLILTVAHPAPLQAVADPTVSGYIPLPDWYFLFLYQLLKYEFAAGPYTVMGAVVIPGIAFGALLLAPWLDTSKERRPHKRPIASGLMLLGVISIIFLTWESVDQHDWEAAANIGQLDESGVEIDEAAAGYEIYQTQDSCIGCHGGDMMGGAAGPNMFQSDYSTEEVIDIIVNGQGAMPGGQFDGSDEELETLAAFIANDGQQPEGEGGGGGEAEEGGEGEEDADANANEEANANE; the protein is encoded by the coding sequence ATGCATCGCGGTAAAGGTATGAAGTTCGTTGGAGATTCGCGTGTCTCAGCTGAGCGTAAGCCGAATATTCCAAAGGACTATTCTGAATATCCAGGTAAAACAGAGGCGTTTTGGCCAAACTTTTTACTTCGTGAGTGGATGGTAGGTGCCGTATTCTTAATCGGGTTCCTAATCCTTACTGTTGCACACCCTGCGCCATTACAGGCTGTAGCGGATCCAACAGTTTCCGGGTATATTCCACTTCCTGACTGGTATTTCTTATTCTTGTATCAACTATTAAAGTATGAATTTGCTGCAGGTCCATACACAGTTATGGGAGCAGTTGTTATTCCAGGTATTGCATTTGGTGCGTTATTACTCGCTCCATGGCTTGACACAAGTAAGGAGAGACGTCCTCACAAACGTCCGATTGCTTCTGGTCTTATGCTACTTGGTGTTATTTCTATCATTTTCTTAACTTGGGAGTCAGTAGACCAGCATGACTGGGAAGCTGCTGCTAATATCGGACAGCTTGATGAATCTGGTGTTGAAATAGATGAAGCAGCTGCCGGCTATGAGATTTACCAGACACAAGATTCTTGTATCGGGTGTCACGGTGGTGACATGATGGGTGGCGCAGCCGGTCCTAACATGTTCCAAAGTGATTATTCTACTGAAGAAGTTATCGACATTATCGTAAACGGCCAAGGCGCTATGCCAGGCGGTCAATTCGATGGCTCTGATGAAGAATTAGAAACACTTGCTGCATTCATCGCTAATGATGGCCAACAGCCTGAAGGCGAAGGCGGCGGTGGCGGAGAAGCTGAAGAAGGCGGCGAGGGCGAAGAAGATGCCGATGCCAATGCTAACGAAGAAGCGAACGCTAACGAATAA